GCCCCGGCGCCCAACGAAACGAGCGCCAAGAGCTCGCGGTCGCCTAGCCATCTTCTGACTTTCGTCCCACGATGAGGAACTGCCGCCCGAGCACGCGCCAGGCCGGGGGGAAACGCAAGTAGAGACGAACGAGGGCCGGGTGCTGCGGAAGGCGCGTCAGGCTCGTGAAGGGCAAAAACCGGTCGATGAGCTCCACGATCTCGAAGTCCGCCTTCCGAAACGCCTCGGCGCAGGACAGGTGCGACAGAGGGATGTGGTGATCGTAGAAGTCCCAATACTCCCCCGGCGCGTAACGGATATTGGGCTGGAGAGCCACGAGGAGGCCGCCTTGGCGAAGGACGCGTCGGATCTCGGCAAGGAGCGCGTCCAGGTCGTCCTTGCTCGCCAGATGCTCGAAGAAGTTGCTGACGAAGCAGACGTCGATGGTCGAAGAACCGAAGACCCGCAGGTCTCTCGCATCCCGGTGATGGAACTCGACGTCCTGGGGCAGGAACGCGGCACAATCCGGGTTGAG
The sequence above is a segment of the Vicinamibacteria bacterium genome. Coding sequences within it:
- a CDS encoding class I SAM-dependent methyltransferase, translated to MERLDVLYRQRFSETARRTRDRVWQALCRNFFQRYVRKSDTVLDLAAGFGEFIRNIEAGHKIAVDLNPDCAAFLPQDVEFHHRDARDLRVFGSSTIDVCFVSNFFEHLASKDDLDALLAEIRRVLRQGGLLVALQPNIRYAPGEYWDFYDHHIPLSHLSCAEAFRKADFEIVELIDRFLPFTSLTRLPQHPALVRLYLRFPPAWRVLGRQFLIVGRKSEDG